A portion of the Cryptomeria japonica chromosome 5, Sugi_1.0, whole genome shotgun sequence genome contains these proteins:
- the LOC131072756 gene encoding uncharacterized protein LOC131072756, which yields MAHVLQQILFQSPPSFYLKVTGILSLLGGFNGAYSEVRGSNLTYSKFAQAREVKEAKKISSRNGMLICYAPALIASSLFLLSKLEYIESTGLLSSMGVKQEASPRLLTISSALFIHFIKRVLEVLFLHRYSGDMPLQTALLISCSYFFHTVNVLYAQQLSEGMRPPARDLMWVGVVLFCIGIGGNFYHHYLLSRLRKDGKTGYVVPSGGAIGCGPVAGEISETVDIDTAVVAGRP from the exons ATGGCGCATGTTCTGCAACAGATCTTATTTCAGAGCCCTCCATCTTTCTATCTCAAAGTTACTGGAATCTTGTCTCTTCTCGGGGGCTTTAATGGTGCATACTCGGAGGTCAGAGGATCCAATCTCACATACTCCAAATTTGCGCAGGCAAGAGAAGTAAAAGAAGCCAAGAAAATATCCAGCAGAAATGGCATGCTTATTTGCTATGCGCCGGCTTTGATAGCTTCATCACTGTTCTTGCTCTCCAAACTGGAATACATTGAATCAACAGGCCTGCTGTCCTCCATGGGGGTGAAGCAGGAAGCAAGCCCACGTCTCCTCACCATCTCATCTGCTCTGTTTATACACTTCATTAAGAGAGTATTGGAG GTTCTGTTTCTGCACCGTTACTCTGGTGATATGCCCCTGCAAACTGCGCTGTTGATTTCATGTTCATATTTCTTTCACACTGTTAATGTGTTGTACGCCCAGCAGCTCTCAGAGGGCATGCGACCACCGGCTAGGGACTTGATGTGGGTTGGAGTTGTGTTGTTTTGCATAGGCATTGGGGGGAATTTTTATCATCATTATCTGTTATCAAGGCTCAGAAAGGATGGAAAAACAGGTTATGTGGTGCCCAGTGGAG GAGCAATTGGGTGTGGTCCAGTTGCGGGAGAGATTTCTGAGactgtggacattgataccgcggttgtcgcaggTCGACCTTGA
- the LOC131072757 gene encoding uncharacterized protein LOC131072757, with amino-acid sequence MAHVLQQILYQSPLSLYLKATGILTLIGGFNAAYSEVRGANLTYSKFSQTGQVKEAKRISSRNAMLICYWPVLIATSLFPLSKLEYSGSTGLLSSMGMKQAGSPRLLTLSSALTIHSLKEYWRQVLFLHRYSGDMTLQTALGISFGYLFQTVNLLYAQQLSEGLQSPARDLMWNQIDLDSRHLPIESRQIETKIERLIDSNIDGRLGYCLKGSVPL; translated from the exons ATGGCGCATGTTCTGCAACAGATCTTGTATCAGAGCCCTCTATCTTTATATCTGAAAGCTACTGGAATCTTGACTCTTATTGGTGGCTTTAATGCTGCATACTCGGAGGTCAGAGGAGCTAATCTCACATACTCCAAATTTTCTCAGACAGGACAAGTAAAAGAAGCCAAGAGAATATCCAGCAGAAACGCCATGCTTATTTGCTATTGGCCTGTCTTAATAGCTACATCACTGTTCCCGCTTTCCAAACTGGAATACAGTGGATCAACAGGCCTGCTGTCCTCCATGGGGATGAAGCAGGCAGGAAGCCCACGTCTGCTCACCCTCTCATCTGCTTTAACTATACATTCCTTAAAAGAGTATTGGAGGCAA GTTCTGTTTCTGCACCGTTACTCTGGTGATATGACTCTGCAAACTGCACTAGGGATTTCATTTGGATATTTATTTCAAACTGTTAATCTGTTGTACGCCCAGCAGCTCTCAGAGGGCTTGCAGTCGCCGGCTAGGGACTTGATGTG GAATCAAATTGATCTTGATTCCCGTCACCTGCCCATTGAATCCAGACAAATTGAAACAAAAATCGAAAGGCTCATTGATTCCAACATTGATGGCCGGCTTGGGTATTGTTTAAAAGGATCCGTTCCTTTGTGA